The following is a genomic window from Leishmania donovani BPK282A1 complete genome, chromosome 33.
TCGACTTTGTTGCGGACGCACACTGGCCCCTACCAGGCCGCGTCTACACGGCACTTGGCGTGGTCACCAACTTCTCCTTCGCGGACGTTGACCGCTTGCTAGACGTGGTGGCGGACCGAGTGCAGCGATGGCGCACCGTGTGGCGGCTCCCGGTGGCATGCATGGTGGGGTGGCTAACGCGTCAAGGGCTGGActggctgcagcggtgctggaCGCGTGCCTGTCTGATGACGTCGTTTGTGGCGTGCTACGGAGCCGCCGAACAGGGGTGTTACACGGCCCCACGCGAGCgggtcggcggcgctgagtGTCGCTTATCATTGCCCCTGTGCGGTGCGCATTACGGCCTCCAAGTCCTGCTACTTGCTGCTGTATCTCCCTCTCGCACGGCATCCGCATCATCTGCTGTGGTGCAGTGCTTGGCGGAGCACACTCGCTGGCCACTGTCGCCGCGCCCCTGCCTCAGGGCAACAaagcaggtgctgcgcgccgtctccACTGCCGACGGGGCTGTCGAAGTTCTCCGCGCTCGGTACGACGCCGTACGCGAGCTCTGTGCATCCCCTGCGGAGGACGCGCAAGCGCCGGCCTCGTTTGCCGCGGCGTTGAGTCTGCGGCGTGCGAGCGGAGACGGCTTTTTTATACCACCGACTCGGCCGTCAGCCTTGGCGATGGACTTGGGGACCCTTTGCGGAGACGTTCTGGAAGACGTGATGAACAAGGTGTTCTCAAGCAGCAATGGCGTCCCGATAATGGCGGCTGTTGCCGCGATTGAGGCTCACtcgcgtgcgcagcacagcacaaCGTCACTGCCGTCAGAGGATGCTGTAGCGGCCGTCTACGATGTGGCCAGGGTGGTGGACAGTGGCGCCGTGTTCGTcgtgccgccagcgcgacCGTGGACGCTGGTGTCGTCCTTCCAGTTCGACGTGCAAACGGCTCAGTTGCATTATGACGAGCACGAAGCGTACGCCCGGAGCGTGGCAACCCTTGTGCACGTGCAGCACACGCATCGGCCCGAGCTCGACGGACAGCCGTGGGCGCACTACAACACACCTCCTTCCTTGCTGCGTCCCCGCAACGACACCGGCGCTGCCTGGCATGTGACGTTCGATCACGTCTCCTTCCGCTACCCTGGCACAGAGCATGACGTGCTGCACGACATCACCTTCGACGTTGCAGCCGGTGGCTTTCTCGGCATCGTGGGCTACAGTGGAGCGGGGAAGAgtacgctgctgctcctcctttcACGCGTTTACGCGCCGACGCGAGGACATATCCGCATAAACGGCCACCCGATCGAGTGCAtcccgccgcgcgcgcttcgccgccgacTGGGGAACTGCTGGCAAGGCGACAGGGACACCTGCTTCTTGGAAGGGATAAGCGTGGAGCGCAACGTGGCGTACGGCAACCTCGCGGCAGCCTCtggcggcgccatcaccgcgGCCCTTCAACAGGCCTGCATCGATACAGCGGTCGAAGCACGCCCCAGCGGGTTGAGGGAGCCGCTGCGGTGTAGCGAATGGAgtggcggcgaggtggcgcgACTCATGCTGGCTCGTGCGTTTATGGTGCCTGTAGACGACGCAGGAGTGTACATGTTCGACGAATGCACCAACGGCCTTGACTCGGTGACGGAGGCCAAGCTGTTTCCACGCGACCTCTGTCGACAGAGAAACGCCACACGCGTTATGGTGTCACATCGCCTAGCGTCGGTGCGTGCGGCGGACGAGATTCTCGTTCTCGCGCATGGGCGCATTGTAGAGCGAGGCACCTGGACGCAGCTTCTccgcggtggcgacgacTCTCTCTTCTGCACCCTCTACCGTGCACAGGCAGTGAGCTGACGGCGAGGCGTTGGAAAGGCCAAACAGTGGAAGGGCTCACTAGGGGCGGACGGGGCGTCTCTAGCAGGTGATGGTTTGTTTGCGTTGATACATGGTTCTTGTTTGTTGGCCACTGCTACTAACCACGTGCATACCATCACGCCCTGATAGGCGGAACTCCCAGCTAATGCTAGTAATAGTGGCACGCGAGAAAACACCCCATGTCGTTTGGAGAAATCGTGCCGGATCTctgccgcccctccctcccccccttcGCTCATCGTCGCTCCACATATTTCCCTCCATCTCTGTCCGCCACTTCCACTCTCGCTCCGTCTCATCGcgtcacacgcacacgcatgtgcgccccacccacccgccacTTTTTTCCTTTAGCACCGCACAGTTTACTCGcccttgccgccgctgctgtgtctACCTGCGCTGCTGTTAGGCTTTTACAGACACTTTTTCGCCTTCGCCCTTCTTTCACTCTTCCCCACCCGCCACCATGAAGTCCGTCTTGAAGGCTGGCTTGAAGAAGGACGTCGACGTCAGGGTGCCGTCGGCGGAGCTCACCATCAAGCAGATCCAGGACCAAATCCCCGCCAAGTACTTTGAGCGCTCGGCGGTGTGGGGCATGTACTACGTCTTTCGCGACATTTGTCAGCTGCTTGTGGTGCACTGCATCATGTACCTCGCGGTGATGCCAGCGCTGGCTGGTCTTGAAAGCCGTATGTACGAagccgctggcgccaccTGGGCAAGCTGGGCGCTCGTCAGCGCGGTGAAGCTGGCTGCGTGGAACGTGTTTTGGTTCGTGCAGGGCCTCAACGGCACTGCTCTATGGGTGCTCGCCCACGAGTGCGGTCACCAAGCCTTCAGCCCGTACCGTTCGCTGAACAACGCAGTtggccttctcctccactcATCCGTTCTCGTCCCATACCACAGCTGGCGCATCACCCACGGCAACcaccacaaacacacaaaccACCTCACCAAGGATACGGTGTTCGTGCCGCGCAAGGAGAGCAAGGTGATCGACCTCCTCGAGGAGACGCCGCTGGTGATGGTGACTAACATGCTGATCATGTTTATTTTCGGCTGGCCAGGGTACCTGTTGTTCAATGTGGCGAGTC
Proteins encoded in this region:
- a CDS encoding fatty acid desaturase, putative, with protein sequence MKSVLKAGLKKDVDVRVPSAELTIKQIQDQIPAKYFERSAVWGMYYVFRDICQLLVVHCIMYLAVMPALAGLESRMYEAAGATWASWALVSAVKLAAWNVFWFVQGLNGTALWVLAHECGHQAFSPYRSLNNAVGLLLHSSVLVPYHSWRITHGNHHKHTNHLTKDTVFVPRKESKVIDLLEETPLVMVTNMLIMFIFGWPGYLLFNVASQDYGRRANHFEPSSPLFRKEDAHDIVLSDIGIFAALTVLGLCTYQYGAYNVFCWYVVPYMWVNFWLLYITYLQHTDIRIPHYNHEHWTFVRGAVAAVDRDYGFLMNNWLHHINDSHVVHHLFSQMPFYHAIQVTRHHIKAILGDNYVEDRRPLIDALCTSWKECAYVVPSEGVSVFYGFNKKRA
- a CDS encoding ABC transporter family-like protein, with product MRLTDAPWFAIPLATVTAVRVVTAIVNLSNRRELRLRAGSRAARDAESLIDAVGRLADNAGDGVYPSTENASTTVIDLNTTHRRIEVSQARLCSLSCGLLPLFDCYAVACRCGTVPDAVKADVWNCLCAVVEAHLQAYVSASALAANVSEAATALAMCKMLLGRRYHVARFLEAPLASSRLLLGTPPRHLLAEAVRKNRDESCTMRSLVLFAGLLLNACTPPAKALLALLAVVNVTYISRLMCTTSSATVPSALRYTIDVLNEATTTGAAQLCTWRRFVGQVATSAPGRMLASATLGAVVSHLFNSAKEAASDAVLRSFHMTLKTDTLLALTRFDFVADAHWPLPGRVYTALGVVTNFSFADVDRLLDVVADRVQRWRTVWRLPVACMVGWLTRQGLDWLQRCWTRACLMTSFVACYGAAEQGCYTAPRERVGGAECRLSLPLCGAHYGLQVLLLAAVSPSRTASASSAVVQCLAEHTRWPLSPRPCLRATKQVLRAVSTADGAVEVLRARYDAVRELCASPAEDAQAPASFAAALSLRRASGDGFFIPPTRPSALAMDLGTLCGDVLEDVMNKVFSSSNGVPIMAAVAAIEAHSRAQHSTTSLPSEDAVAAVYDVARVVDSGAVFVVPPARPWTLVSSFQFDVQTAQLHYDEHEAYARSVATLVHVQHTHRPELDGQPWAHYNTPPSLLRPRNDTGAAWHVTFDHVSFRYPGTEHDVLHDITFDVAAGGFLGIVGYSGAGKSTLLLLLSRVYAPTRGHIRINGHPIECIPPRALRRRLGNCWQGDRDTCFLEGISVERNVAYGNLAAASGGAITAALQQACIDTAVEARPSGLREPLRCSEWSGGEVARLMLARAFMVPVDDAGVYMFDECTNGLDSVTEAKLFPRDLCRQRNATRVMVSHRLASVRAADEILVLAHGRIVERGTWTQLLRGGDDSLFCTLYRAQAVS